A single Mus caroli chromosome 15, CAROLI_EIJ_v1.1, whole genome shotgun sequence DNA region contains:
- the Ttll8 gene encoding protein monoglycylase TTLL8 isoform X4: MLNHYGKTASFTTKIGLCLNMRSLPWYVQANPNTFFPRCYGLCTETEKQEFLDDFRRTVAASILKWVVHHQNYCSKVKGKSKKEEAKNSDPSPKKDPENPDLKLPSLSGQVVDTACKVCQAYLGQLEHEDIDVSEASTEALSEEEWNDLTQQYYLLVHGNASITDSKNYFAQCQALLSKISSVNPQTEIDGIRNIWIIKPAAKSRGRDIVCMDRVENILNLVATDNQTTKDNKWVVQKYIETPMLIYDTKFDIRQWFLVTDWNPLTIWFYKESYLRFSTQRFSLDKLDSAIHLCNNSIQRRLKNDKERSPLLPCHNMWTSTRFQEYLQKRGRGGTWGSIIYPSMKRAVTNAMRVAQDHVEARKNSFELYGADFILGRDFKPWLIEINSSPTMHPSTPVTAQLCAQVQEDTIKVVVDRKLDRNCDIGNFELLWRQPAVELPPFNGSDLCVEGISVKKAKKQMPPIANVGLSESLLDAPPKVRSARALMETAIRPSRTTVRQDWKREEAKVLSTTWSMPVMDAEVRGRTKPIYAFEVNDYQHVDNKSHKSSYTRVQSSKVPGVNLVSAQHPALLAQTMKTTQMTSPPPPTVPGNHREASPFCPIVFEELWLHPNSQRRPSSCILQNRAQGWIRGIP; this comes from the exons ATGCTAAATCACTATGGGAAGACAGCATCATTCACGACCAAG ATTGGACTCTGCCTGAACATGAGAAGTCTGCCTTGGTACGTCCAAGCCAACCCGAACACCTTCTTCCCACGGTGCTATGGCCTTTGCACTGAGACCGAGAAGCAGGAATTCTTGG ATGACTTCCGGCGCACGGTGGCTGCCAGCATCCTCAAGTGGGTAGTCCATCACCAGAATTACTGCAGCAAAGTCAAGGGCAAGAGTAAGAAGGAGGAGGCCAAGAACAGTGACCCCAGCCCCAAGAAAG ATCCTGAAaatcctgacctcaagctacCAAGCCTCTCGGGACAGGTTGTAGACACAGCGTGCAAGGTGTGCCAGGCCTACCTGGGACAGCTAGAGCATGAAGACATAGACGTATCGGAGGCCAGCACCGAGGCCTTGTctgaggaggaatggaatgaccTGACACAGCAGTACTATCTACTGGTTCA TGGCAACGCTTCCATCACTGATTCGAAAAATTACTTTGCACAATGCCAAGCTCTGCTGAGTAAGATCAGTTCTGTGAACCCTCAGACAGAGATCGATGGGATCCGGAACATCTGGATCATAAAGCCTGCAGCCAAATCCCGGGGTCGAG ATATTGTGTGTATGGACCGTGTGGAGAACATCCTGAATCTGGTGGCCACAGACAACCAGACCACAAAGGACAACAAATGGGTGGTCCAGAAGTACATCGAGACCCCAATGCTCATCTACGACACCAAGTTTGACATCAGACAGTGGTTCCTCGTCACAGACTGGAATCCCCTAACCATCTGGTTCTACAAAGAAAGCTACCTCCGCTTCTCCACACAGCGCTTCTCCCTGGACAAGCTGGACAG CGCCATCCACCTGTGTAACAACTCCATCCAGAGGCGTCTCAAAAATGATAAAGAGCGCAGTCCGCTGCTACCTTGTCATAACATGTGGACCAGCACTCGTTTCCAGGAGTACCTGCAGAAGAGGGGCCGAGGAGGAACGTGGGGTAGCATCATCTACCCGTCTATGAAAAGAGCTGTCACCAACGCCATGAGGGTAGCCCAGGACCACGTAGAAGCCCGTAAGAACAGCTTCGAGCTCTATGGAGCCGACTTCATCCTGGGGAGAGACTTCAAGCCCTGGCTCATCGAGATCAACTCCAGCCCCACCATGCACCCCTCCACTCCTGTCACGGCTCAGCTCTGTGCCCAGGTGCAGGAGGACACCATCAAGGTGGTGGTGGATCGCAAACTGGACCGAAACTGTGACATCGGCAACTTTGAGCTTCTGTGGCGGCAG CCAGCCGTGGAGCTGCCACCGTTCAACGGGTCTGACCTCTGTGTGGAAGGTATCAGCGTGAAGAAAGCCAAGAAGCAAATGCCGCCCATTGCCAACGTCGGCCTCTCAGAATCACTCTTAGACGCTCCACCCAAAGTGCGGAGTGCCCGGGCCCTGATGGAAACAGCGATCAGGCCTTCCAGAACGACCGTGCGACAAGACTGGAAACGAGAAGAAGCAAAGGTACTTTCAACCACTTGGTCCATGCCAGTAAtggatgcagaggtcagaggtcgaACAAAGCCCATCTATGCATTCGAGGTCAATGACTACCAACATGTAGACAATAAGTCCCACAAGAGCAGTTATACCAGAGTCCAATCCAGTAAAGTCCCAGGGGTGAACTTAGTAAGTGCACAGCACCCTGCCCTGTTGGCACAGACTATGAAAACCACACAGATGACCTCGCCTCCACCACCCACCGTGCCAGGGAACCATAGAGAGGCTTCGCCTTTTTGTCCCATTGTATTTGAGGAACTCTGGCTCCACCCCAATTCTCAAAGACGACCTTCAAGCTGTATTCTCCAAAACAGGGCACAGGGTTGGATCAGGGGTATCCCCTGA